The genomic window CCGCCGTCCGCCAGGTGTGAGCGTCTCGGTGGTTACTTGAATCCCTCCATTCCGGCGGCCTCGACCAGCGCAGCCATCGCCGAGACGCCGGCGGACACCGAGAGGACGTCGGTGACGGCGTCGGTCTCCCCAGCCCACTCGTCGTAGCTCGCGTCGTCCGGGAACGCGTGGCCGTACGGACACACGAGGCCGTACATCGCTTCGGGAGTGATCTCCGGTGGCGCCTGCACGTCTGCAGCAATGCCGAACGAAAGGAGTGAACCCTCGGGCTCGACGGCGGTCACTCCGTCGCCGTCGAACTCGATCGTCACCGTCTCGTCGCTCGTCGGGGGCGTGCTCTCGACGGTCACGGGGTCGTCGGCGAGCAGCCCGACCACGATCGGGTCCTGCACGCAGACGTAGTGGGTCGTCTCGCCGTCGAGCGTCGCGGTGTGCGGCGACGCCTCGGTGTCACAGAGGTCGTCGGTCGAGATGGATCGATCTCGCTCCGCCTCGAAGGTCTCCGCGATCGCTCTCGCCCACCCACCGTAGCTCGTCGGCTGCCGGTCGAGGTCGAACGCGCGCTGGAACCGTTCGCCAAGGGCGTCAGGTAGTTCGACGGTCGAGGGGTCGATGCCAGTCGTCGCGTCTGCCGTGTCGATCGCCATTGCGTTCGTTCCGTGGCGTCCTCGCTCCCCAGCGGCTTCGCCCAACTGGCTGGGATGGTTCATACCGTGTCGAAATGCGGCGGGTGACTGGCGTCGGACACCCAGACGAGCAGCCCCGCCCCACTATTTAAAAACGTCCCCCGTATACTGGGCACCAATCCGAGGGACTCTCGTGTGGACCGTGACACCGTGAGCAACGTAACGCGATCGGAGAACGAGCACCGATCCGAAGACGAGCGTCGATCCGGGGACGAGCACCGATCCGCAGACGGGAACCAATCCGGGGACGGGGACCAATCCGACGACGAGCACCGATCCGCAGCCGAGCACCGACCGAATCACCAACGCTCGCCAGCGACCGCCGGCCGCCCACTCGACGACGAGCCAGACCTCAGCGAAGCCGTCGTCTCGATCCCGCTCGATCGGCTCGGGGAACTCGGGATGGAAACGCTCTACGAGCGTTGCACGTCGGCGGGGCTCCGTGACTTCTCGGAACTGGTCTGCTCGGGCGGTGGCTGCATCCTCCACGTCGTCACCGAGGAGCCGCTCCCCGCCGACGAACTCCAAGCACTCCCCTACGTCGCGTGGTGGGAACGGCTCCGAGAGCCGGCCGACGGGCCCGCGACCTCGATCGGCAAACTCCTCCCCGCCGCCGACGCGTCAGCGGTCGACTCGCCAGCCGAGCACGGGGTCGCACCGACCGAACACGCGATCGCGGACGGCCGTCTCGCGATCTCGCTCGTGGGCGATCGCGCCGATCTCGCGGATCGGGTCCGGGAGTACGAGCGCGCCGGCTCGACGCCGACGATCGAACGGCTCGGCGCCTACGACGGTGCCAGTGCGCCGCTCGACGCGCTGACGGAGCGCCAGGAGACTGTATTGCGAGCGGCGCACGAGCGCGGCTACTTCGAGGTTCCCCGGAAGACGACCACTGCCGAAATCGCCGACGCGCTCGATCTGGACGACTCGACCGTCGCCGAGCACCTCCAGCGCGCCCAGCGATCGATCGTCGACGACCTGCTCGCGGAGTAGGATTCTCTTCCTTTCCAGGCGGGGTCATCTGCGTGCAGGCTATCGTCTCCCGGACCGGATTGCGAGGGCCCGACGCCGCGATCGCACCGGGCGCCGACGGGGGACGGTATGGTGTGCGCTTCCCGAGCCACCAGCTTTAAGCGCGATTCCGACGGCCTTGAAGGCATGAAAGCCACGGCCATCGCCCACCCGATCCAGGGCATCGTCAAGTACCACGGGATGCGCGACGCCCAGCAGCGTCTCCCGTACCACGACTCGATCAGCGTCTGTACCGCGCCGAGCCACTCCAAGACGACGGTGGAGTTCTCGATGGACAACGAGGACAACACCTACCTCATCGACGGGGAGGAGGTCGAGGGCAGCGCACGCGATCGCCTCGATCGGATCGTCGAGGAGGTGCGCGAGCGATCCGACGCTCCGCACGCAGTCTACGGCGTCCGGATGGAGAGCGAGAACAGCTTCCCGACGAACGTCGGCCTCGGGTCGTCGTCCTCTGGCTTCGCCGCGATCGCCACGGCGCTCGCGGAGGCCGCCGAACTCGACGCCACGCTGGGTGAACTCTCCGCCATCGCCCGCCGCGGTTCGGCGTCTGCCGCCCGCTCCGTCACTGGCGGCTACTCCCACCTCCGCGCCGGCCTCAACGACCAGGACTGTCGCTCCCACCGGATCGATTCGGAAATCGCCGAGGATCACAAGATCGTCGTCGGCCTGGTTCCCTCCTACAAGGACACCGACGACGCCCACGAGGAGGCCGTCGAGAGCCACATGTTCCAGGCGCGGATGGCCCACATCCACGAGCAGATCGCCGAGTGCCGCGACGCGCTCCGGAAGGACGACTTCGATCGCGTCTTCGAACTCGCCGAGCACGACTCCCTCTCGCTGGCCGCGACGACGATGACCGGCCCCGA from Salinarchaeum sp. Harcht-Bsk1 includes these protein-coding regions:
- the merB gene encoding alkylmercury lyase translates to MAIDTADATTGIDPSTVELPDALGERFQRAFDLDRQPTSYGGWARAIAETFEAERDRSISTDDLCDTEASPHTATLDGETTHYVCVQDPIVVGLLADDPVTVESTPPTSDETVTIEFDGDGVTAVEPEGSLLSFGIAADVQAPPEITPEAMYGLVCPYGHAFPDDASYDEWAGETDAVTDVLSVSAGVSAMAALVEAAGMEGFK
- a CDS encoding helix-turn-helix domain-containing protein, translated to MDRDTVSNVTRSENEHRSEDERRSGDEHRSADGNQSGDGDQSDDEHRSAAEHRPNHQRSPATAGRPLDDEPDLSEAVVSIPLDRLGELGMETLYERCTSAGLRDFSELVCSGGGCILHVVTEEPLPADELQALPYVAWWERLREPADGPATSIGKLLPAADASAVDSPAEHGVAPTEHAIADGRLAISLVGDRADLADRVREYERAGSTPTIERLGAYDGASAPLDALTERQETVLRAAHERGYFEVPRKTTTAEIADALDLDDSTVAEHLQRAQRSIVDDLLAE
- the mvaD gene encoding phosphomevalonate decarboxylase MvaD; this encodes MKATAIAHPIQGIVKYHGMRDAQQRLPYHDSISVCTAPSHSKTTVEFSMDNEDNTYLIDGEEVEGSARDRLDRIVEEVRERSDAPHAVYGVRMESENSFPTNVGLGSSSSGFAAIATALAEAAELDATLGELSAIARRGSASAARSVTGGYSHLRAGLNDQDCRSHRIDSEIAEDHKIVVGLVPSYKDTDDAHEEAVESHMFQARMAHIHEQIAECRDALRKDDFDRVFELAEHDSLSLAATTMTGPEGWVYWSPKTLQIFAAVRELREEDDIPVYFSTDTGASVYVNTTEEHVDEVEEAVADCGVQTAVWEVGGPARILKEEEQALF